The Trichosurus vulpecula isolate mTriVul1 chromosome 3, mTriVul1.pri, whole genome shotgun sequence genome includes a window with the following:
- the BOLA3 gene encoding bolA-like protein 3, protein MAALGAAATASQLLCRRNLRVVPLLRCAQRTFASQTSGELKMTRILKEKFPQAAAIKVTDISGGCGAMYEIHIESEEFKNKRILQQHQMVNKALEEEIKDMHGLRIFTSVPKH, encoded by the exons ATGGCGGCTCTGGGCGCTGCTGCCACCGCTTCTCAGCTTCTCTGCCGGAGGAACCTTCGTGTG GTCCCTCTTCTCCGATGTGCCCAGAGAACATTTGCCTCCCAGACCTCGGGGGAGCTCAAAATGACTCGTATCCTGAAAGAGAAGTTTCCTCAGGCAGCAGCTATCAAGGTCACAGACATTTCAG GTGGTTGCGGGGCCATGTATGAAATCCATATAGAGTCAGAAGAGTTTAAAAACAAGCGAATTTTACAGCAGCACCAGATGGTTAACAAG gcgctagaagaagagattaaagataTGCATGGGCTGAGAATATTCACTTCGGTCCCAAAGCATTGA